The stretch of DNA GCCAAAAGCTTGCTCAAATGATAGCTGGTAAGAACCAAATGGGGGCTGGCGTCGTCCGGACGAGCCGGCGCAAAGGCGCAGGAGAGCGGACCGCACATGCCCACACAGTGCACACTCGTCACCAAGCCCGCAAGCAGTGCCGTATATCCGTTATAAACTGTCTGGTACTCAAACATCAGTCATGCCGCTCCATCCGCATCAACTGGATATTTGAGGCGAGCACAGCCCGCCGTCAACCGGACAGAGCAATCTATTCACTCCAATCGCTAGCGTGGAGCCTTCTGCGAAGCTTCATTATAAAGCACTGTATACAAGACCCCCACCAGGTTCTTCGGCGTCACCCGATCCTTATCCTCGGTCACATTATTGATCCCTTTCGCGACCCAGGCATCCTTACCCGCCTTCCGGATCAACTGATGGAGCACTTGGTAGCCATCCTTATTCAAGTAGCCCACAATCATTCCAACCTCAAGGTCTTCAAAATCGATCGGCCGAACCACGATAATCGTATTCTTGGTCAGGACTGGCTCCATCGAGGTCCCGCTGGTACGCGCCATATAAAGACCACTATCATTAAACTTCACCATTTGCCCCAATTTGAAGGCTTCATCGTACTTAATCGGAGCAAAGGTCGTCGTGCTACCCGAACTCGTCGTATTGCAGGCAGAAAGCAAAAATAGAGCGGCAAAAAAAAGAGTTCCCAGCAAAGCATAGCGCATAGAAAGGAGCATCAAAATCTACGTGATAAAGGCAAGCTGCTTCCAGCTTTCACTTTAGAGGAAATACCCGATCCAAATGCCATTTTTTACGTTTTATAAAGTATTTGTAAAATCCAAACGCTTAAAACTCAAAACACTGGTAAACATACACTTTCGCCTCGGGTACGTGATTTCACGTACCCTTATTACGCCATTTCCGCGCCTACTCCTAAGAATCCTTCCTAAAGCACTATACAAAGTTCACGCGATACCTGAATTAAACGATAATCAGTATGATAGCGGGCATGAAAACAACAACGCTCGCTACGATCCTCTTCGCCTGCTTTGGCGCAATGCTGACAGCGACCGCAACTCCGAAATCTTCGGCTACTTTTGAACAGACGCTCCGCGACGCGGAGATGATTGCCTCCCTCAACCCTGCCTGGAGCATACACCGCACCGCCGGCGAATCCATGGGCGACTACTTCGGCGATAATTCCCTCATCATCGTCCAAGAAGCTGACATCGAGCAAATCGAAGTCGGGATGATGGTGGTCTACCGCTCCGCCAAGGGCGAACTGATCTCCCACAAAGTGGTCGCCCACGATGGAGACAGCATTCGCACCGCAGGCAGCGCAAACTGGAAAATTGATCCGGAACCAGTCACTTCAGAAATGATCATCGGCACCATCTTCGCGGTATTCCACAGCGAAGGCGCACCGAGCGGTCCCGCACTGACCTCCAACGGCCAAGCCATTCCCACCGCACTCTGCAAATCCCACTAAGCCACCGATGACTTTAATTTCTCGGATAGATTCGTTGTTGTTTTCATCTGTCCGATAATAAGGCCCCTTCCGCACCCCCCACTAGCGGGAGGGGTTTTCACTTTAAAAATTGCCAATAAGAATATGACACAGCTACTATCAACCCCCAAGCAGCGTTACGACAACGAGCTCTACACTGACCAAGACATGAAAAAAGTAGTCGTCATCGAGGATCAAACGATTCTCCGCGATCTCATCTGCCAACTGGTGGAGGGCTATACCTCCATGCAAGTCATAGCGCACACCGGGGACGGTGCCGAAGGCTTGGAGCTGTGCCTCCAGCACAACCCGGATTTGATCATCCTGGACATCATGCTGCCCAACCTGAACGGTAGCGAAGTGCTTCGCCGCCTCAAGGCCAAGAACCCGAAGCTGAACATTCTAATTTTCTCAGCCGCCTCCTCCAACAGCATGGTCAATCGCCTCCTCAAGGCAGGAGTGACTGGCTACATTGAGAAGGATGCCGGCCTCGAAGAACTGGAAAAAGCCATCAATCTGGTGGCCGACGGCCGTTCTTACTTCAGCCCCCGCGTGGTCGAAGCCATGCGAGAGCTCATGGTCAGCGGCGGTCAAGACGACTCACTCGAGTCCCTCACCTCCCGCGAGCGCGAAATCATCCAGCTAATCGCCGAGAGCTACAGCAACAAGGAAATCGCCGCCAAGCTTGGCATGAGCGTCCGCACCGCCGATACACACCGCACGAACATCATGAAAAAGCTCGACCTGCATGATGTCGCCGCCCTCACCCGCTGGGCGATCGCCAACAAGCTGGTAGATCCCGTAGGCGGTAACATGAGCATGGAGTAATTCCGGCAAGCAAGCGTTTCAAAAAAAAACAAAAGGCGCATCCTGAGGGATGCGCCTTTTTGTTTTCACAAACTAGACTTCGACTACTTAGCCACCATATTTTCAGTGACCGGCACCCGATTCAAGCGCGTGGTCCCCTTCACCAAATCGGCATAGAAGCTCCAGCTGACTGTATCATTCGCCAGGCACATGTAATTCACCCAGTTGCCGTTCGACTCAAAAATGACCCCGCGCAGCTCTATCCGCTTACCTTGCCTGCTACGTAGTTTCTGGTAGTAGAACAGACACTCCCCCTTCCACAGTAGCTTACGGTCAAAGTCTATAACGCTTCCCTGATCCCTGTAGGCTTTGATAATCGGATCCAGGGTCGCATTCACGAGGCGTGTGGGGTACCGGACACCGGGCTCCGCTCCGGCAGTGTCCAGGACGGAAAGCGCCAGCTTCTGCCCCCCCGCTGAATCGTCCAGTACGGCCGTATGCAAATAGCCGGCATCACCGAGCGAATTCCCCTTTGAACCGACATAAGACCAGCCGTCTGGAATTCTAACAATGATGCTATCCGCGATCCTCAAGTTTTCCGAAAACAGAGACAGCACGGTGGCTGGAAGCAGCAAGCAGATGAGGAGACAGTTCTTCATTTCAGGATAGGGTTAGCGCTGCGCGCAATTCGTGTACAATTTGCTTCCCGTTTGCGAAGATCAATCTGGCGCACACGAAAAGCATGGAACATGGATTCAGATTAGCGGGCCCGCAGAGTGCAGGCAAATGCAATCACTAACAAAACCGAGTACATCCGCTGTATTTCAAGCGAAAAGACACACTCTACGTCTTCAACCCCAGTCAGCCGACTGAAGGGTTCAACTCAAGCCAACAAGGCAGACCACCCACCCATTCCGCACTGCGGAGAATTCGCCCCCACAGACAGCAAAAAGGGCGCCCCAATTGGAGCGCCCCGTCTGTTGCTTGTTGGGAGGGAAACTTACTGGCAAGCCTCACACTCGCCGCCGTTCATCATGGCTTCGAGCGAGCATGCCTTCACTTGCTCCGGCGTGTACTCCTTCTTCTTTTCAACCGGGGCTTCCGCCTGGCCGGCACGTCCGCGAACCTCCTTCTTCACACTGGTGGTTGCCTTCTCAATATTGGAAGCACCGAGCGTGCGCAGATAGTAAGTCGTCTTCAGTCCCTTGTGCCACGCATCACGATACATGTGCGAAAGGGTCTTGATGTCCGGCGAAGGCAGGAAGAGGTTCACCGACTGCGACTGGTCGATCCACTTCTGACGTCGGGCAGCCGCATCAATGAAGTACTTATAGTCGATCGTGAATGCGGTCTTGTACTTCGCACGCAGGTCTTCCGGCACACCTTCGACCGAATCAAGCTCACCGTCGAAATACTTCACCTGGTCGAGCATCTCCTTGTCCCAGAGTCCGCGGCGTTTGAGGTCACGAACCAGTTCACCATTGAGAACGATGAAATCTCCGGACAGGTTGCTCTTCACAAAGAGGTTCTTGTAGGTCGGCTCGATACAGGGCGAAGTGCCCATGATGTTCGAGATCGTCGCGGTCGGAGCGATCGCCAGAACGTTGGAATTGCGCATCCCCTGCCTTGTGATCTTCTCACGCAGCGGCTTCCAATCCATTTTGCCGGCACGCGGCACCTGAATTTCCACACCACGCTCCTGCTCGAGCAGGTCGAGCGTATCCTGCGGCATCAAGCCACGATCCCATTTGGAACCCTTGTACGTGCTGTAGGTGCCATGCTCAGCGGCGAGGTCGGAAGACGCTTCGTAGGCATAGTAGGCGATGGCCTCCATGAACTCGTCGTTGAAGTCAACCGCAGCTTGCGAGGCAAAAGCGATGTCCTTCCGGAACAGCGCATTCTGCAAGCCCATCACACCGAGACCGATCGGTCGGTGACGGCTATTGGCCGTTTGCGCCGCTTTGGTCGGGTAGAAGTTGATGTCGATGACATTGTCGAGGGCGCGCACCGCAATGCGGATCGTATCGCGCAACTTTTCGTGGTCGAGGTTGCCGTCCTTATCGAGGTGCGAGTCGAGTACAACCGAGCCCAGGTTACAAACCGCGGTTTCCTCCTCGCTGGTATTGAGCGTAATCTCAGTGCAAAGGTTGGAACTGTGAATCACCCCGGCATGGTCTTGCGGGCTGCGGACGTTGCAGGGATCCTTGAAAGTGATCCACGGGTGCCCCGTCTCGAAGATCATGCGAAGCATATTCTTCCAAAGCTCGATCGCAGGAATCTTTTTGCCGAAGATTTCACCGCGTTCGGCCATCGCCTCGTATGCGCAATAGCGATCTTCGAAGGCCTTCCCGTAGAGGTCGTGCAAGTCCGGACACTCGTTCGAACGGAGCAGCGTCCAATCCTCACGGGCCTCCATCCGCTTCATGAACAGGTCCGGAATCCAGTTAGCCGTATTCATGTCGTGGGTACGGCGGCGGTCGTCCCCGGTATTTTTGCGAAGCTCGAGAAAGTCGTCGATATCGTTGTGCCAGGACTCCAGATAGGCACATCCGGAACCACGACGTTTGCCGCCCTGGTTCACTGCGACAAGCTGGTCGTTGTGCAATTTAAGGAAAGGGATCACGCCCTGGCTTTCACCGTTCGTGCCCTTGATGAAGCTGCCGGTACCGCGCACGGAAGTCCAGGAACCGCCAAGGCCGCCCGCCCACTTCGAAAGGAAGGCGTTATCGGCGATACCGCGGTGCATGATCGACTCGATGCTATCGTCCACCTTGTAGAGATAGCAGGATGACAGCTGCGAATGCAGGGTGCCTGAGTTGAACAGCGTCGGCGTAGAGGAGCAGAAACGACGGCTCTTATAGAGATTGTACAAACTGATCGCATAGCCTTCGCGGTCCGACTTCTCGTGATGGAAGAGCCCCATGGACACGCGGATCCAGAAATACTGCGGCACTTCCAGACGACGGTGCTTCTTGCCCGTCTTGTCAACAATCAGGTAGCGGTCGTACATCGTCTGCACCCCGAGATAATCGAAGTCCAAATCGGCCGAGGGATCGAGCGCTTCGCCGATTCGGTCCAGGTCGAAATCGAGGAGCTTCGGGTGTACCCGCTCGATCTCGATCGCACGCTTCAGGTACGGCTTCAGGCCGCGGCGGTGCGCTTCTTTCAAACTGCTGACACCGTCTCGAACGATATCCCAGTCAAGTACTTCCTCATAGATGTAGGACAGGAGAATCCGCCCGGCAAAACGTGCGAAATCGGCATCCCGCTCGATTAGCGACTTGGCATTGAGGATAATGGTCTTTTTCAAGTCCTCACGCTTCATCTCGGGATAGAGCGAGCGGCGGAGTTCGGCCTCTATCTCATCGGCGTTGAGGTTAAGGTCCAGGCCAATGATGGCGAAGTCAATGCGTCGCTTCAGGTCGACACCATCCCAGAATGTATTCTCCCCGTTTTCGTCGGTCACGACGATCATGGACTCCTGCTGGGACTCATCGATCTCGGTCAGTGCGCTTTCCTCGCGGACACGTGCGCGGTGGGCCCGGTAGAGGATGTAAGCTTCGGCCACCTTGAATTGGCCCTGACGCATCATCTCCTCCTGAACCGCGTCCTGCACATCCTCGATATTGACAAAGGCCTTGCCATCGTTGCTGAGACGGTCCGTCACGGCGCGCGCAATGTCGACCGCCGGGCTGGAATCGAGATGCAGGGACAGGAATGACTTGCGCACCGCAATCTCAATCTTGGACTCGCTCCAAGGAACGACCTGCCCGTTACGGCGTATCAGACGCATGGATACCGGCGCGCGTTCCTCGACCTTGCCGCGACCGAAGACCAGGCTTTTGGCGACATCATGGGCGTCGTTCTCGATCAGCGCCTTTTCAATAAGCAGATGGATATCGTGAGTGGAGAGCGTCAACGCACGCCCCTTGTCGATCTGCTCGGCCAACACTTCACCGACAGTCTCGGCGATCTTGGCCACAAACTGCTGGTTCACCTCCGTGAAAATCTCCTCTTCCTGGCGGGAAAGAAGCAGGTCGGTCAGAGCGGCACCGATCGTGTCCGCGATCTCGGCCAGATTGAAGGCGCGCTCGCCGCCTTCCGATTCGATCTTGATATCGCGGCCGTTGAACCGGTCCGGACTAATTACAGTACCCCAGTCGAATCGGGGCTTTTTGTCTTTGGGTGTGGAGGTGTAGCGCTTGAGTTCGAGGTCTTCTTCGAAGGAGATTTTCTGGATCATGTAAGTGTTTGGTTAGTGTCTTGTCGGAGGTAGTTTGCGGCAGGTAGCAAGTGGGTAGGTAGGCACGCAAAGCGGTTGGTAGCCGCCCCGCGGTGGTAAAGCGTCTTAGAGCTCGTCGTCGTCGATGCTACCGAGGGCTGAAGCCTTCTGGTATTCGGTGACGCGGCCTTCAAAGAAGTTCTGCTCTTTCTTGATGTCCATCATCTCGGCCAACCAGGGGAAGGGATTGGAAGTCCCCGGCTTGAGCGGTGCGAGCCCCACGCCCTCAAGGCGGCGGTCGGCGATGTAATCAATATATTGGCAGAATTCGTCGGCACTTAGGCCCACGGCATTGACCGGCAGGCAATCGCGAATAAACTCCTGCTCCAGGGCCACGGCTTCGCGCATCAAGTCACGCAGCTCTTCGCGAAAGGCCGGCGTCCAGACGTCTTCATTCTCCTCAATCAGATCCATGAGCAGGTTACGGAAGACCTCGATGTGATTCGACTCGTCGCGCATGGTGTAGCGGAACATCTGGCCGATTCCCGGGAACTTGTTCTGACGGTAGAGGGACAGCACCATTCCGAAAAGCCCGTAGAACTGGGTACCTTCCATGCATTGCCCGAAAATGAACATGTTCTTGGCAAAGGCTTGCTTGTCCTCGGTCGAATCGAGGTTCATGTCGCGACGCAGCGAGCGCGAGTTGTTCACCACAAAGGCCGTCTTCTTCTCAATCGTCGGAATGTCCTCAAACATGGCCTCACACTCGTGCGGATTGATGCCCAGCGAGCTGATCATGTAAACGAGGGAGTCGGCGTGGATGTTTTCCTCGTGAGCGTGGCGGCCGAGCACCAGCTTCAACTCAGGAGCGGTCACCAACTCACGGGTCACGTGCTGGATATTGTCCCCGACAATACCCTCGGCCGCAGAAAAGTAGCCGATCGCCATCTTGATGATCCAGCGCTCCACATCCGGCAGGTCATTGCTGCGCCAGAGCTCCACGTCCTTTTGCATGGGAATATCTTCCGGCTCCCAGTGATTGTTCTTCATCGTCTTGTACAGATCGTAGGCCCACTGGTACTTCAGTGGCAGGATGTTGAAGAACATGGTATCGCGACCGTTGATGATCTTTTTCGCCGCAAAGGCTTCTTCTGCTTTGGCTTGGTCGAGGACGAAGGTTTTGTTGCCGATAGTGTAGGTTTTTTCCATTGGACGTATAGAGCTGGGTAGTGGTTTGGTTAGAAATCAGCCGACAGCACTGCCACGAATTCGCGGACAGCGTGCGAAAGGCCTTGAGAGGGTGTTGGTTAGGAACGGTAGGGAGGTAGAGGGCGCGGGGCAGACCGCCTGATGGTGGTCCGAAGACTGAGTCCCGAAGATGCAGTTGTCAATATTCGCGACACCATATATCGTACATTTTTGCGCATCAGGCACTAGATATAGTAATTATACACCAATTATTCACAAAAGGCTGTGAGCAAGTCAGGCGCCAAGCCAAGTCTTGGCACCAAATTTATCGCCGATTTTCCTTCACTCGAAAGAGGGGTGATTGCCCCGGCATCCGCAAAGGCCTTGAAGACGAATTTCTTGTGCAACTTTCT from Coraliomargarita parva encodes:
- a CDS encoding S24/S26 family peptidase, which codes for MLLSMRYALLGTLFFAALFLLSACNTTSSGSTTTFAPIKYDEAFKLGQMVKFNDSGLYMARTSGTSMEPVLTKNTIIVVRPIDFEDLEVGMIVGYLNKDGYQVLHQLIRKAGKDAWVAKGINNVTEDKDRVTPKNLVGVLYTVLYNEASQKAPR
- a CDS encoding response regulator; this translates as MTQLLSTPKQRYDNELYTDQDMKKVVVIEDQTILRDLICQLVEGYTSMQVIAHTGDGAEGLELCLQHNPDLIILDIMLPNLNGSEVLRRLKAKNPKLNILIFSAASSNSMVNRLLKAGVTGYIEKDAGLEELEKAINLVADGRSYFSPRVVEAMRELMVSGGQDDSLESLTSREREIIQLIAESYSNKEIAAKLGMSVRTADTHRTNIMKKLDLHDVAALTRWAIANKLVDPVGGNMSME
- a CDS encoding ribonucleoside-diphosphate reductase subunit alpha, whose translation is MIQKISFEEDLELKRYTSTPKDKKPRFDWGTVISPDRFNGRDIKIESEGGERAFNLAEIADTIGAALTDLLLSRQEEEIFTEVNQQFVAKIAETVGEVLAEQIDKGRALTLSTHDIHLLIEKALIENDAHDVAKSLVFGRGKVEERAPVSMRLIRRNGQVVPWSESKIEIAVRKSFLSLHLDSSPAVDIARAVTDRLSNDGKAFVNIEDVQDAVQEEMMRQGQFKVAEAYILYRAHRARVREESALTEIDESQQESMIVVTDENGENTFWDGVDLKRRIDFAIIGLDLNLNADEIEAELRRSLYPEMKREDLKKTIILNAKSLIERDADFARFAGRILLSYIYEEVLDWDIVRDGVSSLKEAHRRGLKPYLKRAIEIERVHPKLLDFDLDRIGEALDPSADLDFDYLGVQTMYDRYLIVDKTGKKHRRLEVPQYFWIRVSMGLFHHEKSDREGYAISLYNLYKSRRFCSSTPTLFNSGTLHSQLSSCYLYKVDDSIESIMHRGIADNAFLSKWAGGLGGSWTSVRGTGSFIKGTNGESQGVIPFLKLHNDQLVAVNQGGKRRGSGCAYLESWHNDIDDFLELRKNTGDDRRRTHDMNTANWIPDLFMKRMEAREDWTLLRSNECPDLHDLYGKAFEDRYCAYEAMAERGEIFGKKIPAIELWKNMLRMIFETGHPWITFKDPCNVRSPQDHAGVIHSSNLCTEITLNTSEEETAVCNLGSVVLDSHLDKDGNLDHEKLRDTIRIAVRALDNVIDINFYPTKAAQTANSRHRPIGLGVMGLQNALFRKDIAFASQAAVDFNDEFMEAIAYYAYEASSDLAAEHGTYSTYKGSKWDRGLMPQDTLDLLEQERGVEIQVPRAGKMDWKPLREKITRQGMRNSNVLAIAPTATISNIMGTSPCIEPTYKNLFVKSNLSGDFIVLNGELVRDLKRRGLWDKEMLDQVKYFDGELDSVEGVPEDLRAKYKTAFTIDYKYFIDAAARRQKWIDQSQSVNLFLPSPDIKTLSHMYRDAWHKGLKTTYYLRTLGASNIEKATTSVKKEVRGRAGQAEAPVEKKKEYTPEQVKACSLEAMMNGGECEACQ
- a CDS encoding ribonucleotide-diphosphate reductase subunit beta, coding for MEKTYTIGNKTFVLDQAKAEEAFAAKKIINGRDTMFFNILPLKYQWAYDLYKTMKNNHWEPEDIPMQKDVELWRSNDLPDVERWIIKMAIGYFSAAEGIVGDNIQHVTRELVTAPELKLVLGRHAHEENIHADSLVYMISSLGINPHECEAMFEDIPTIEKKTAFVVNNSRSLRRDMNLDSTEDKQAFAKNMFIFGQCMEGTQFYGLFGMVLSLYRQNKFPGIGQMFRYTMRDESNHIEVFRNLLMDLIEENEDVWTPAFREELRDLMREAVALEQEFIRDCLPVNAVGLSADEFCQYIDYIADRRLEGVGLAPLKPGTSNPFPWLAEMMDIKKEQNFFEGRVTEYQKASALGSIDDDEL